The Cyanobium sp. Tous-M-B4 DNA window GCGCAACGCCTGCAAGAGGAGAGCTCGTGACAATCAGCCAAGCAGGCGTTCAGTCCATCCCCGGCATCCCCGAGCAGGCCCAAGCGCGACTGATCCAGTTGTTGACATCTAATCCGGAGCTGCAGGCGGTGTGGCTGTTTGGCTCGCGGGCAATGGGGCGCCATCAGCAGGGTTCTGACATTGATCTCTGCCTCGAGGCCCATGTGCAGCGGGTGGGCCGCTGCCTTTGGAGGAAGGCCTGCAGACCATCTGTGAATGCTTAGGCAGCACTAGGTGGAGCGGATCAGTGGGTGAGCGCTCGAATTGATGCCTCAGCCTGAAGCAGTTGTTGCGCAGCGGTCGAGACCGCAGGAGATTCTCTGCTGGATCACGGTGAACTACCGCGAGGCCTATGGGATGTATGCCTGCAATGGCATTTTTTCAATCATGAATCACCGTGGCGCGGTGATTCATGATTGACGCGCAAGATCACCCGTGGGCTAGCTCGCATCAATGAAGGTTTGGTAGATTGTTTATATGTGGGGAACCTTGATTCGCTGCGCGAATGGGGCCACGCCAGGGATTGTGTGGAGATGCAGTGGCGGATGCAGCAGCAGCCCGGCACACCGGAGGATTTCGTGATCGCCACGGGCCGGCAGGAGTCGCTGCGGGCTGAAGGGCTTCAACGTGGTGGGGTCGATGGAGGGCTGATGGCGCTACCAGAGCAAGCGGCAGGGAAAAGCCTGCAACGCAGGATCAAGGCTCACCAGGGTGAGACCGCTCAGTTCGGCCTGGGCGGCCAGAAGCCGATCGAATGGGTCTCGATGCTCCAGCTTGTAACCGCCGGCATGCAAGCCATGCAGGAGCGTGATCGGCAGCAGCAGAAACCCTTGGGCTGCCAGCAATTCAGGAAGATCCTCAAGCAGTTCTCGGGCCGCCGGGAGCTTGCCCAGGCGCACCTTGGTTGCGATCTCCCAGCCAGACGCCGCACTTACATGCACCCGGTTGCCAGGATCAGCAATGGCTTGATGGGCAGCTGTCGAGAGGCGATCGGGCTCAGCCAGCCACCACAGCAAGGCATGGGTGTCGAGCAGCAGCTCGGGGGGATGGCTTTTGCTCACAGCAACGGCTGCTCCATCGCAGCAAGCTCCTCCTCAGGCAGTGGCTCAAGCAGCACCTCCAGAGGCGGCAAATTGAGTCGCCCATTCAGGACCCCTGGAACGCGGCGTGCATGGGGTGGTTCAAGCGGCACCAGCCGTGCCCAGGGCTTGCCGCCCTTGGCCACCACGATCGTTTCGCCCGCATGGGCTGCATCGATCAGGCGAGAGAACTGGGTCTTGGCCTCATGCACATTCACGATGCGCCCTGGCACAGCGGTCATGGACAGCCCCAATTGCAAGTGGCCCCAACAGGTTAGTCCGATTTTGGACTAAGCAGGCCGCCGCCGCTGATGCCGGGCCATGCAGCTGGCGGGATTGAAGCCAGCAACAGCTACCCGGCCGATTTCCTGCTGGAGAACCTGAAGATCCAGACCCATGTGATCGAAACGGCATGGCGCAGCGGTGTGCGGCGCTCAAGGTGGTGGGCTTGATTCAGAACCTACCCACTAATCCCTGGGGCGAGTGTGAGGTGCCCGCTCATGGGGCCATCACCTCCACAGGGCAGAGCAGGCCGGGTGCCCGGGCTGCACGGGCATCGGCGGTGAGCAAGGTGGTGCCCAGCTGTTCGGCCAGGGCCACGTAGAGCGCGTCGTAGGCGCTGAGGTTGGCCCGAAGCTCCCAGGCACGCGGCCAGCACCAGGCGGCGCAGCACCGAGAGCACCTCGGCATCGATCAGGTCGGGGGCCTGGAGGTTGGCCTAGGCCAGCCGGGCGCGGGCTGTGCCATCGATCAGCAACGCATCCACCAGCACGGAGGCATCCACCACCACCATCAGCGTTCAGTTCGGCACTGGCGCAGGGCCTCGAGAATGGCGCCGGGGTCGATGGTTGCCGATGGCAGCGCCTCGAGTAGTGCGGCATTGTCGGCACGGCGGGCTGTTTCGCTGAGCTCCTGCAGAGCAAAGGTGCTCAACGGCACTCCAGCGCGGTTGGCCAGCCGTTCAAGCCGCTCGGCCACGTGTGGCGGATGTAGAGAGTGCGCGTCACAACTGACGCCTGCTTGCTTTCTGCTAGCAGCCTAGCTGGCTCGTAGCTCTGCATTTCGCAATCCAGATCGAAGACATGGATTTGCCGGGCTATCGCCTGCATCAGCTCAAGGGGGCAGACAAGGGGCGATGGTCGATCTGGATTTCGAGGATTACCACTGATGACGCTTAATCACGGGACCCAGATGCACAACCCACTGCACCCTGGCGAGTTCATCTAAGGGGTTTATCAGGAGCCTTGCGGGCTCTTGGCAGGCCCGCCAGGGGCTGGATCTCTCAGCGCTGAGCCCGATGGAGCTCAAGGCGGCATGAAAATCCTTCTCACCTGCAAAGGGGGCGACAGGAGGGTCGGGCTGATGCGCACTAAAAGGCGCTCAGTGTCGCCTGGTTGAGGTGCCCTTGGCCATCTCCGGCCAGCAACTCAGCAACGCCGCGCTGTTCGACCTGCTTGACGCGTGAGCACCACGGTTGACCTACCGGATCTGAATGTGTGGCTGGCGCTGGCCTGTCCCGACCGCAGCCATCACGGAAGCTGATGGGCGCGGCGGTCAAAACCTCAGGAGAAGCTTCCGCTCTGGTGGAGCACGACCACGCGCGCAATCCCTGCCGCCTGGCTGGTCGCCAATAGCTGGTTCAATGACCGCGCCATCCGCTCAGTTCACGCAGCCGCCTTACACTGGTAAGACGTTCGAACGATGGCGCTATGGATGCGCTGCTCACCCTGTCATCCAAGGGCCAGCTGGTGATCCCGGCACGGTTGCGTCAGCTATTGGGTTTACAGCCAGGCGATCGGCTGGCGTTGAGCCTGGAGGCTGATGGGCTGCGCCTGGTTCCCGAGGACCGCGAAAAAAGCCGCTCTGCCCGCGCCTTGATCGGCTGCGCTGGATACCAGGGGCCACCGCTGAGCTTGGAGCAGATGGATCCGGCACGCTTCGCCGAAGCATGAGTTTGCCTGTGGCGCTCGACACCAACGTGCTGGTGCGCCTGCTGGTGAACGACGATCCGGCTCAGGCTGAGCAGGCGGCAGCGCTGATCGATGCCAGCGCCGCCTGTTTTGTGCCGATCACCGTGGCCCTGGAGCTGGAGTGGGTGCTGCGTGGTGCCTACAAATTGTCTCGTGAAGCCGTGATCACGGCCTTTGAGGGACTACTCGCCATCCGCCATCTCCATGTGGAGCAGGAAGAGCTCGTGAGGCGAGCCTTGGAGTGGCACCGGCAGGGCATGGACTTTGCCGATGCGCTCCATCTGGCTCGAAGCGAGGGCTGTGGGGCTTTGATCAGCTTCGATCGGCAACTGGCCCTGGTGGCTGGGCGGCTGAACCTTCAGCCAACAGTCAAGAACCCTTGATCTACTACTCAGGGTTCAGTACAGCTTGTACGGAATCGTTCATGCCACGACTTACCTACCGCTATCTGTTCCTGGGGCGCGGGAGAGGGCTCTAATGACGACAACCAAACGCCGCAGTAAGCATCATTTGTTCTGCCCGGTCACCGCGCTCGCTCTGTTCCGGCTCGTTTTGTCAGCTATGACCACTGGCTGTGTGCCCAATCCGCTGAGCAGAGGCAAAGGCTTTCCTGCACTCCTGAGTTGTTGAACAGAATGTTCAACAATGCCATCACGATCAAGGTATGGCTGCGGTCACTGGAGGGGGAGGTGGAAGCCCTGCTGGGTGATTCCCCACTACTGCCGACCAACCCGATGGCGGCCGAGAAGGCCCGCAGAGGCCAGGGCTGATGCGCACTAAAATGCGCACATCGCTGCATGGTTGTGATGCGTACCACCCTGGAGCTTCCGGACCCCCTGTTTGTGCGCCTGAATGCCACGCCCGCCGGCTCCGGCTCGAAGCGTTCGGCTCACACCTTGCCCCGCGTGGAGGGGCCCTTGGCCATCTTCTGTTCGACCTGCTTGACGCGTGAGCATCACGGTTGACCTACCGGATCTGAATGTGTGGCTGGCGCTGGCCTGCCCCGACCACAGCCATCACCGCCAGGCCTTGCACTACTGGGAGCAGCAGGCCTCTGCACCGATGCCTACCTGGCCGCCGTGACGATGGCCAATGGATGGCGGCTGGTGAGTTTCGATCGCGATTTTGAGCTATTTGAAGGTCTGGAGCGGTTGGCTCTACCAGGAGCACAGGCGTGAACAGCATTTTCGAAGCCGGAGCTACCCCGCCGATTTCCTGCTGGAGAACCTGAAGAACCAGATCCATGTGATTGAAACTCACCAGCCAACACCAGGGTGAGCTCCACTGCCTCATGGGCCAAGGCAGCGGGGAGGCGAAGTCCCCGGTGGTTGCCCCACCCCTTGATGGCTTGCCTGGAGAAGGGAGGCAAGGGTTCTGACATTGAGCGCTGCTGCTGGCTGTGGGAAAATAATCGCTATACAGAGGAACGATGAAAACAGCTCTGATTACGGGCATCACTGGGCAAGATGGCTCCTATCTGGCCGAGCTGTTGCTGGAGAAGGGCTACGCGGTGCACGGCATCAAGCGCCGCGCTAGCAGCTTCAATACCGCCCGCATCGATCATCTATACCAAGATCCCCATGAAAGCGATCCACGGCTGAGCCTTCACTACGGCGATCTAACGGACAGTACGAATCTGATCCGGATCATTCAGCAGGTGCAGCCCGATGAGATCTACAACCTCGGCGCCCAGAGCCATGTGGCGGTGAGCTTCGAGGCGCCGGAATACACCGCCAACAGCGACGCCCTAGGCACCCTGCGCATCCTGGAGGCGGTGCGGATGCTGGGACTAAGCAATAAAACCCGCATTTATCAGGCCAGCACGAGTGAGCTCTACGGCCTGGTGCAGGAGATCCCCCAGAAGGAAACAACGCCTTTCTATCCGCGTAGCCCCTACGGGGTGGCCAAGCTCTATGCCTACTGGATCACGGTGAACTACCGAGAGGCCTACGGCATGTATGCCTGCAACGGCATCTTGTTTAACCACGAATCACCGCGGCGGGGTGAAACCTTCGTGACCCGCAAGATCACCCGCGGCCTGGCCCGCATCAACGAGGGCCTTGAGGGTTGCCTCTACATGGGTAATCTCGACTCCCTGCGCGACTGGGGCCATGCCAGGGATTACGTGGAGATGCAGTGGCGGATGCTGCAGCAGCCCGGCACCCCAGAAGATTTTGTAATTGCCACAGGCCGTCAGGAATCGGTGCGGCGCTTCATTGAACTGGCCGCCGCTGAGTTGGGCTGGGGTGCGATCGAATGGCAGGGCAGCGGCATAGAAGAAGTGGGGCGGCGCAGCAGCGGTGAGGTGGTGGTGCGCATCGATCCCCGTTATTTCCGTCCGGCGGAGGTGGAAACTTTGCTGGGTGATCCCAGCAAGGCCCACGAGAAACTGGGCTGGACGCCCACCGCGACCCTTGAGCAACTGGTGGCCGAGATGGTGGCGGCTGACAAGGAGGAAGCGCGCAAGGAGGCGATCCTGCGGCTGAAGGGCTTCAACGTGGTGGGATCTATGGAGAACCCGCCCACCAATCCTTCGGCGGTGGCCGCAGCTGGAGACAAGGGCTGATGGCTGGCCTGATCACCCCTGCCGACCGCATCTTCGTTGCCGGCCACCGGGGCATGGCGGGCAGCGCCATCTGCCGGGCACTGCAACGGACGGGCTATAGCAACTTGCTCACGGCCAGCCGCACCGAAATGGATCTGGAAGACGGCCCCGCCGTGCAGCACTGGTTTGCCGAACACAAGCCCACGGTGGTGGTGCTTGCGGCAGCCAAGGTGGGCGGCATCCAGGCCAACAGCAGCTACCCGGCCGATTTCCTGTTGGAGAACCTTAAGATCCAGACCAACGTGATCGAAACGGCCTGGCGCAGCGGTGTGCGGCGGCTGCTATTTCTGGGCAGCAGCTGCATCTACCCGAAGTTTGCCGAGCAGCCGATCCGCGAGGAGGCCCTGCTCACTGGGCCCCTGGAGCCCACCAACGAGTGGTACGCGATTGCCAAGATCACCGGCATCAAGCTCTGCGAAGCCCTACGCAAGCAGCACGGCTTTGATGCGATCAGCCTGATGCCCACCAATCTGTATGGCCCGGGCGACAATTACCACCCCGAAAACAGCCATGTGCTGCCGGCGCTGATCCGGCGTTTCCACGAGGCGACACAGGCGAACGCCCCGACCGTGACCTGCTGGGGTACGGGCACGCCGCTGCGGGAATTCCTGCATGTGGACGACCTGGGCGAAGCCTGTGTGTTTGCCCTGGAGCATTGGCAGCCGGCCCCGGATCAGCTGCAGTTCCTGAACGTGGGCACGGGTGTGGACTTGAGCATCCGCCAGCTGGCGGAGACAGTGGCGAACGCCACGGGGTTCATGGGTGAGATCACTTGGGACTCGAGCAAGCCTGACGGCACCCCGAAGAAACAGCTGGATGTGAGCCGGATGGCAGCCTTGGGCTGGTGGGCGCGGATTGCTCTGGCGGATGGGCTGGTGGACACAGTGGCAGAGTTCCGAGCCAGCCTTGAGCGGGAGGTAGTGCGGCTGTGATGGTGCCGAGAATCGTCAAACACACCTACTGCATAGGAGCGGGCTATGTGGGCGGTCCGACGATGGCGGTGATCGCCGATCGCTGCCCGGATGTGCAGGTGACTGTGGTGGACCTAATGGCGAGAGGATTGCCGCGTGGAACGACCCTGATCTCGGCCAATTGCTGGTGTACGAGCCGGGTCTGACTGCGGTGGTGGACAGATTGTCAATGCGAAAAGCACCAGTATTGATAGGATACCCAAATACACTCAACACAAACCAACTCAAGGCTCTTGGCTGGGAGGCCGGTATTCCATTGAGCGAGAAACCTAGCAGAGCAGTAGCACTATTTCGAGAGCACCGTCACAATAAAACACGAGAATTCAATGATTAGCAATCAAAGCGAGCCAGGACAGGCCTTTGAAAAAATACAAACAAGAGACTTGTATGCCCACCATCGATCAGACCAAAACAAATGCATCAAACGTGTTGCAAGATCAAATTTCACCACATTACATGAAAACGATTTCAGCTAGCCTTTCAGCCTTTGTTGAAAGGCTAAAGATCGGAGACAAGGAAAGCGCGGCTAGCCTTCTCAGCGAACTTCAGGCTCCTTGCCAAGCTAGCCAAAAAACAGCGAAGGTAGTATCTAAAGCCTGTGATGTCTATGGATCCTACAAAAATCCTCGGTGGTCATCGCTTCGTAGAAAGCTAATATCCAATAAGACAATCAAAGTGACATTAATTAATGATGTCGGATTCAATGCTGGTGCAGGCATCGGAATGATGAGGCAAGCGGAATGCTTATTACAGTCCGGTCACGAAGTCACCGTCATTGCCGCGTCAAAGGAACAAGACCTGATTCGTGATTCTTCACAACATCTTAATAGTGGAATCTCATTTATATCATGCGCGCATATTGTCAATAACATATCAAGCCCAAGATGGGAAAAGACTCTTGGATTGATTCGGCTAATTAAAAGTACGCATCCAGATCTCGTGATAACTGGCAACTTTCACGCCCACTCTATGCCTATTGAAGCGATTGGAGCAATTCATCGGTCGGGAGTTCCCTCCGTTGTCTATTCCCATGATTGCGACTGGGTAACTGGTGGCTGTGCTCATTATCTTTGGTACAACTGCGATTCTTACACTACAGGCTGCAATGAAAAAGTCTGCAAAAAGATTGAACCTTCGTATCCGCCGCTAAAAAAAGGTGATGTATTAACAAACTGGGCAACAAGATCCGACTTGTTCTCTCTCGACAATCTGCCCATTGCAACAAATAGTCATTGGAACAAAGCTGTACACACACTGCGATTTGGCGAGTCTCCACAAATACAATTTATTCCCTTGGGCTTAGACGAATCTACATTTAAACCAGTAGACAAACAAAAAGCACGGCAAAAACTAGGCTTGACAACCAATGACAATACTACTATTATTCTTACTGGATCATGCAATTTTAATTCACGCGGCAAAGGAGGCCAAGACCTGCTTAAGGTTTTCGATGAATTATCAAATAGAGAAGACATCCTATTCGTGTATATGGGTAGCAGCGAAAAAGCCTCTCTGCCCAACAATGTTCGCGCTCTTGGCTACCTTAGCTCTCCAACAGATATAGCTACTGCTTATAACTCTGCGGATATATTTCTAAACCCTGTTTTAGTTGAAGCTTTTGGGCAAACAATGCTTGAAGCATCTGCATGTGGTGTCCCTATAGTTTCCTATTCCACAACGGGAACTACCAATATATCCATACACAACTTCAATGCTCTTCACGCAAAAACAAGTGATACCAAAGACTTGATAAACAAAATAGACACCTTAATAAAAGATCCCATGCTACGATCACGTCTAGGAAGCAATGGGCGTCTATTGACTGAAAAGTTCTTTACTCTGCGCAAACAATATGCAAACTGGAGGCGATTTATTATTGATATTTCATATATCAACCAGAACACTAATTGCTCTGATGATTGTCGCCGTCTCAGCCGAATTGGCGCTTACGCATCATCGCGTCAAAACAACTCCAACGCAGAGCCTCCGAAGAAGCCAGTTTTCACTATATTAACCCCCACCTACAACGTGGGCAATGAGTTCTATCGAACTGCCAACAGCATCCTCGAGCAAAGCCATGTTGGCATTGAGTGGATAGTTTTTGATGGACTTAGCAAAAGCCACACATCAGAAAATATCCTTAGAGAATGTAAAAATTTGATTTCTAAACTGATAAGAGAGAAAGACAATGGTATCTATGACGCTCTTAATAAGTGTGCGCCCCATATCAGTGGCGAGTACGTATTGGTAATGGGCTCTGGCGACTACCTTATTGACTCTACCGTTCTTGAGCGCGTTTCGCTAGATTTACTAAGAAACAAGCCGGATATGCTTGTTGGTAATGTTATCGAAGAGACTCAGGATGGCCGCTTTGTTACGACTAAAGCACATAATCCCCGCGAAAAGATTCGAACATTAAAAAACTCCGACTATTCAAATTACTGGTTAAAAGGATATCCTCCACATCAAAGTACATTTGTCAAGGCCAGGATATTCCAAGACTTCCCCTTCGACACTAGCTTTTCAATAGCTGCTGATCTTGATCAGATCCTTAGAATATCAGCTTCTAGCAATCTCACAGTAGAAGCTACAGAGATGATTATTTCTGTATACCCGAATGGTGGCTTTTCGGCGTCTAATACATCTAAATGGATCGACGAGGTTCATTCTATCTGTAGCCGCTATGCTAGCGACCAGGAGTCCTTAAGTACCCACTTCGCTCCAGTGCGCGCAAGACAGCAGGCTACTGATCATAAGAGAAAGGTTGAAAATACTCGGCTTTTAGCTATTGCAGGAGATCTTCTTCCTGTCTACTCATGATCTCAATGAGAAGAAAAATCTGCTATCTTCATATAGGATTTCCCAAGACTGGAAGCTCCTCTCTACAGCTATTCCTTGCATCAAAGGCGCCTATCCTCTGGGATAATCATCTTTTTTATCCAGATTTAATTGGGTTTGATCGCCACATTCAAAATGGTGTGGGTCAAGGCAACGCCTATCCTGTGGCTTACAGCCTATTGTACGATAAGTCAATTACAACTTGGAATGGTGAGATGCATACTCTCTCATCACTTGAGAGATGTCTAAGGGAGTGCAGGGAATCAGACAATGTCTTGTTTTCAACAGAGTGGTTCACTGCATTATCTGAACAGAGCCTTGGCAAAATCAAGACGACTATTCTGAGCTTTGGGTATGAACCAAGAATAGTTTCTTATTTAAGATCTCCTCATCATTGGATTGAATCTGAGATAGCCCAATCAATTAAAATCGGAAAGGTACATGCAATTCCAAGATCTTTTTATGTATCACAGGCCGACCTATATGAGCCTCTATCCGCCTTCGAAAGGGTCTTTGGAAGCAACTCCATAGTTGTAAGACCCTTTAGCCCGGCTTTTTGGTTTCGGTCAAATCTTGTCTGCGATTTTCTTCAAGTGGTTGGCCAACAAGATATGGCCACTCACATAGGAGAGAACGAGATTTCAGTGCAAACAAATAAACATATTGGAGTCAAAACTACCAATCTCCAGCGTTCTCTGCTTAGAATTGGGCTTCGTCTTACAGAGAAAGACCTTTACTTTTTAGACTCTATTGCGGCACAGGAAGGCTTCTTAGCGCCTCGCTTAATGTATAGCTGGCTTAGCAGAGATTTTCGCAGTAAGGTGGTTTCTCTGTATTTACCACAATTTTTGGAATGTTTTAGAAAGCATTTTTCGCAAGTTGAAATAGACGTAGTCAAGGCCGACTGCGCAGATTACATAAATAACAGCATCTGCTGCGAGGATATTTGCTATTCTTCCATGGAATTAGATCGAATGATTGACGTAATTTCGAATTGCAGGTGCCATGACGGATTAGTTCGACTTTTGAAAAAAACACAATTGATGCTTTAAAGAACCTCCTTTCGGCTGCATTTAATTTATGCCACT harbors:
- a CDS encoding nucleotidyltransferase domain-containing protein: MTISQAGVQSIPGIPEQAQARLIQLLTSNPELQAVWLFGSRAMGRHQQGSDIDLCLEAHVQRVGRCLWRKACRPSVNA
- a CDS encoding type II toxin-antitoxin system VapC family toxin; protein product: MSKSHPPELLLDTHALLWWLAEPDRLSTAAHQAIADPGNRVHVSAASGWEIATKVRLGKLPAARELLEDLPELLAAQGFLLLPITLLHGLHAGGYKLEHRDPFDRLLAAQAELSGLTLVSLDPALQAFPCRLLW
- a CDS encoding type II toxin-antitoxin system Phd/YefM family antitoxin, which produces MTAVPGRIVNVHEAKTQFSRLIDAAHAGETIVVAKGGKPWARLVPLEPPHARRVPGVLNGRLNLPPLEVLLEPLPEEELAAMEQPLL
- a CDS encoding type II toxin-antitoxin system VapC family toxin, with the protein product MPRCSRCCAAWCWPRAWELRANLSAYDALYVALAEQLGTTLLTADARAARAPGLLCPVEVMAP
- a CDS encoding AbrB/MazE/SpoVT family DNA-binding domain-containing protein produces the protein MDALLTLSSKGQLVIPARLRQLLGLQPGDRLALSLEADGLRLVPEDREKSRSARALIGCAGYQGPPLSLEQMDPARFAEA
- a CDS encoding type II toxin-antitoxin system VapC family toxin encodes the protein MSLPVALDTNVLVRLLVNDDPAQAEQAAALIDASAACFVPITVALELEWVLRGAYKLSREAVITAFEGLLAIRHLHVEQEELVRRALEWHRQGMDFADALHLARSEGCGALISFDRQLALVAGRLNLQPTVKNP
- the gmd gene encoding GDP-mannose 4,6-dehydratase gives rise to the protein MKTALITGITGQDGSYLAELLLEKGYAVHGIKRRASSFNTARIDHLYQDPHESDPRLSLHYGDLTDSTNLIRIIQQVQPDEIYNLGAQSHVAVSFEAPEYTANSDALGTLRILEAVRMLGLSNKTRIYQASTSELYGLVQEIPQKETTPFYPRSPYGVAKLYAYWITVNYREAYGMYACNGILFNHESPRRGETFVTRKITRGLARINEGLEGCLYMGNLDSLRDWGHARDYVEMQWRMLQQPGTPEDFVIATGRQESVRRFIELAAAELGWGAIEWQGSGIEEVGRRSSGEVVVRIDPRYFRPAEVETLLGDPSKAHEKLGWTPTATLEQLVAEMVAADKEEARKEAILRLKGFNVVGSMENPPTNPSAVAAAGDKG
- a CDS encoding GDP-L-fucose synthase, which encodes MAGLITPADRIFVAGHRGMAGSAICRALQRTGYSNLLTASRTEMDLEDGPAVQHWFAEHKPTVVVLAAAKVGGIQANSSYPADFLLENLKIQTNVIETAWRSGVRRLLFLGSSCIYPKFAEQPIREEALLTGPLEPTNEWYAIAKITGIKLCEALRKQHGFDAISLMPTNLYGPGDNYHPENSHVLPALIRRFHEATQANAPTVTCWGTGTPLREFLHVDDLGEACVFALEHWQPAPDQLQFLNVGTGVDLSIRQLAETVANATGFMGEITWDSSKPDGTPKKQLDVSRMAALGWWARIALADGLVDTVAEFRASLEREVVRL
- a CDS encoding glycosyltransferase — its product is MPTIDQTKTNASNVLQDQISPHYMKTISASLSAFVERLKIGDKESAASLLSELQAPCQASQKTAKVVSKACDVYGSYKNPRWSSLRRKLISNKTIKVTLINDVGFNAGAGIGMMRQAECLLQSGHEVTVIAASKEQDLIRDSSQHLNSGISFISCAHIVNNISSPRWEKTLGLIRLIKSTHPDLVITGNFHAHSMPIEAIGAIHRSGVPSVVYSHDCDWVTGGCAHYLWYNCDSYTTGCNEKVCKKIEPSYPPLKKGDVLTNWATRSDLFSLDNLPIATNSHWNKAVHTLRFGESPQIQFIPLGLDESTFKPVDKQKARQKLGLTTNDNTTIILTGSCNFNSRGKGGQDLLKVFDELSNREDILFVYMGSSEKASLPNNVRALGYLSSPTDIATAYNSADIFLNPVLVEAFGQTMLEASACGVPIVSYSTTGTTNISIHNFNALHAKTSDTKDLINKIDTLIKDPMLRSRLGSNGRLLTEKFFTLRKQYANWRRFIIDISYINQNTNCSDDCRRLSRIGAYASSRQNNSNAEPPKKPVFTILTPTYNVGNEFYRTANSILEQSHVGIEWIVFDGLSKSHTSENILRECKNLISKLIREKDNGIYDALNKCAPHISGEYVLVMGSGDYLIDSTVLERVSLDLLRNKPDMLVGNVIEETQDGRFVTTKAHNPREKIRTLKNSDYSNYWLKGYPPHQSTFVKARIFQDFPFDTSFSIAADLDQILRISASSNLTVEATEMIISVYPNGGFSASNTSKWIDEVHSICSRYASDQESLSTHFAPVRARQQATDHKRKVENTRLLAIAGDLLPVYS